In Deltaproteobacteria bacterium, the sequence AGGGCAAACTTTTTCGCCTGGCTTGCCAGAGCCACTAGATTGAAAGTGTGCTCAGCTATAGTACCATCAACTAGCGCGGTTTTATCTGAAGCGAAATACAATGCTATCATACCTAAAAGCATCAACACTGAACCGGCTAGCGTATAAAGAAAGAATTTAATCGCTGCGTATTCACGACGTGGTCCACCCCAAATACCAATGAGAAAATACATTGGCAGAAGAACTAATTCCCAAAACACATAGAACAAGAAGAAATCAAGCGCACAGAAAACACCAAACATACCAGTTTCAAGCAGCAACAATAACGCAAAGAAACCTGGTTGTTGGCGCCGTGAAAAATGCTTAGTATCGTCAGCGGCAATACCCCAAGGCATTGATGCAATAACGGCAACGACTGAAACTATTGCAGTTAGCACCATCATTGAAATGCTAATGCCATCAATACCAACAAAATATTCTATGTTAAATGAGCGTATCCAGATAAAATGATGCACAAATTGCATCTGGGTACTGCTTGAATCGAAGTTAGCCCACAAAATTACTGCCATTGCTAATGATGGTAGCGACGCCAGCAGTGCAAATAAACGCGAGCAGTTATTCACTGTTTGTGGTGATAGCTGCAGCAATTTGCGTAGCATGAGTAAAAGACCAATAGCGCCGACACCAAATAGCGGCGAAAAGGTCATCCAAGTAAGAAGTGTTGACGTAGTTTGCATTGCCATGATTAATGAAAACCTTTAGCCATAAACGTCTATAAGAAAACGAGTTAACACTATAAGAAAAACTGCACCAATCGCTATGCCCATTAAATACTGAGACAATCGACCAGTTTGTATTTTGCGCACTTGATTACCAAAGCTGCGAATAGTCATACCAACTAAATTGACAATACCATCGACTATATATGCATCGATAAGACCATCGATAACGGCAAATATGCGAGTTATTTTGCCAGTGAGGTTAACAACACCATCAATAATATTTTTGTCCCACCAGGAAAAAAGACGCGAAGTAAACATAAAGCTTCTTACATAGGTAGCTTGATAAAACTCATCAACGTAATACTTGTTGTAAACTAAGCGATTTAACCCTGGAAATCTTGCCAGTATACAGGCAGGTACTTGACTTTGGCGACCTCGATACATCCACCAGGCTAAGACTAAACCTACAGTGGCAACTGCAATCGAACTAAGCATCAAAACAAGTTCTGCACTATGAGCTGCATGACCTTCAAGACGCTCAGGCAACTTTGCAGCATGTTCAAATACCGGTTCTAACCAATGCTCTAGCCAAGGTGCCTTGCCCGTCCATAGTATAGGCAAACCAATAAATGAGGTTAATACCGCGCCAAGAGCAAGTACGATTAATACACTAGTTATAACTTTAGGTTGTTCGCGAGGAGTGCTGTTGCTATGGCTTTCATGACTAGAGTGAGTTGCATCACCATTATGACCATGACCATGCGCTTCTACTTTGGCAACCGGGCCGGTGAAAGTCATAAAATACGAACGCCACATATAAAACGAGGTAAGCCCTGCGGCAATGAAGCCTAAGAGCCACGGCACGAACCCAGGCACTAATAAACTATTAGAGTTAAAAGCACGCCAAAGGATTTCGTCTTTTGAATAGAAACCAGCGGCAATAGGAAATCCCGAAATCGCTACACAAGCCAGCCAGTAAGTCCACCTGGTTATTGGCATAACCTTACCGAGCCCGCCCATTTTACGCATATCTTGTTCATGATGCATGGCCAAAATTACTGAACCTGCACCTAAAAACAAGCATGCTTTAAAAAATGCGTGAGTTAATAAATGATAAGTGCCCGCCCAAAAAGCACCAACGCCAACACCAATAAACATATAGCCTAGCTGTGATACGGTTGAGTAAGCGAGTACCTTTTTTATGTCGTATTGAGTAACACCTATAGTGGCAGCAAAAAGTGCGGTGACCGCACCAACAACTGCAACAATGGTCATTGCTAACGGGCTATGCACATACATAAAATTCATACGTGCAATCATATAAACACCAGCGGTCACCATAGTCGCAGCATGAATAAGCGCTGAAACTGGTGTAGGGCCAGCCATTGCATCTGGCAACCATACATACAATGGAATTTGTGCACTTTTACCGGTGGCACCAATGAAAAAGAAAATACCTACCCAAGTAAAAATATCTAGGCCCCAGAGGGTTTTATCGGCATTGGCGGCGATCAATGATGATAGCTCGCGAAAAGTTACAGTATAGCCACTGCCAATTTGATAGCCAGAGTTACCAAATACGCCACCAATTCCCCAAAAAAGAATAAAAAAGCCAATTATAAAACCAAAATCTCCAATGCGATTAACAATAAATGCTTTCATACCAGCTTTGGCGTTATTGACGTCTTCATACCAAAAACCAATTAACAGATAAGAACAAAGCCCCACCCCTTCCCAACCGACAAACATTAATAAAATATTATCGGCCAACACCAATACCAGCATCGCAAACAAAAACAGATTGAGATAAGTAAAAAAGCGCCAAAAAGCTTGGTCATCAGCCATATAGCCTTTAGCGTATAGATGAATAAGTGAACCAATTAGCGATACCGCTAGCACCATTACTGCTGATAAAGCATCTAGGGAAAAAGCCAGATCAACTTTTAAATATGAACCGATAACTATCCAATCGGTAACTTTATGAACTAACACGCTGCCAGTAGGCGCATTATTAAGTTGCAATGCAGCTAATACAGCCACAACAAACGCCGCCCAAGGCAGAGCAATACTAATAGTTGCGATAGCACCTTTGCCAAAAGCACGCTGCAAACGCATACCAAATAGGCCGTTTATTGCTGCACCAATTAAGGGCAATAACGGAATAAATGCGAGATATTTACTGTCGACGACGGTCACAGCCATTACCCCTTGAGAGTTTCAACGCGCTCGAGATCAACGCTACGCCAGCGGCGATGCACCGCTAAAATAAGTGCCAAACCAACAACTGCCTCAGCAGCTGCTAATACAATAATAAAAAGGACAAAAGCTGCACCAATAATAATTTGATTGCTATAGCGGGCAAATGCCATCATGTTGATACCAGCAGCGTTTAATAAAAGCTCAATACCAATCAACACCGCTACTGCATTACGACGGGTAACCACAGTAATTAAGCCCAGCACAAAAAGTATCGCTGCCAGCACGAGAAAATGTTGTAGCCCAACTTGCATCATGACTTACTTCGCCTTGTTATCTATGTGATGATGACGACGAGCCAATGTTACCCCGCCAATAACCACCCCAAGTAAAATTAAGCCCACCACTATAAAAGGTAGCATTAAGTTACCTGATAACATCTCACCCAAACTAGCAGTAGTCGGCTCTGGTGTAGTTAAAGAAGAGCTTTGCCGCCAAGGAGTTAAAACTGCAATTGATACCAATAAAACCAGCAGAGCCCCGCCCATTAAAAGACCAATAGGCCATGAACCACTACGATTGCTTCGGTTTACAGTTTCGATATTAGAAGTAAGCATAACCGCAAAAAGCATAAGCACGAGAATGCCACCAACATAGACTAAAAGCTGCATAACCGCGACAAAATCAGCGGCTAACATGCCATAGATTATCGCCACGCCAAAAAAGGTACCCAACAAAGCAAAAACCGCACGCACAATGTTATGAGAAAAAACCGCATACGCAGCTGTAGCAACCGTCGCTAAAGCAACACCATAAAAAATTAAATCGGGTATGGTTATATCATTCATGCCTTGCCTCGATCATCGCCAGCATCGGCACCAGAGTTCAAAACATTAGAAGCGTTATTTTCAGTGGACGCTGTATTTACAGCTTGTCGCTGCACCATAATTGTTTGGGACGCTGCAATCTGCTTAGCGCTGCGCTGTCCTTTGGCATTGGGCATTAGCCTTCGCAGTACTGAACCAGAAGGGGGACGTTTTACATTCGCATCTTCTTTTTTTACCATCTTAGCGACTGGCACTGATTGTTCAACGAAGTGTAAAAGTAAGTTATCTATATTATAAGTACCGCCTTCAAATTCTCGCGTATGATGTATAGCCCCAGTCGGGCAACATTCTTCGCAAAAACCACAATGCATACAGAGACCAAAATCGATATCAAACTTATTAATTTGCCGATCTTTGCCTTTGCTTACCTCTATTTTTATGCATTTAAGCGGACAAGTACGCTCACAAAGACCGCAACCAGTACAAAATTCAAGATCTACTTCAAGCAAACCACGTGAGCGTTCTGGTAGCATTGCCACAATTGGTTTGACTGTGCGATCAGGATATTGCAGCGTAACTGGTTTGCGCAACAGATATGAGCCCGTAACCGCAAGACCGTCACTAAGACTTTTTACTGTGCGACCGATAGCAGCAAAATATTCGCGAATAGCGCCCACTTATTTTGACTCCTCTTTTTTGCGAAAGGCACCGTAGTGGCGAACTTGCAGCTCGGGATCAAAAACACCTACTTGGCCACGAGCAAGATCAATTGAAATAGAGTCACCTACACTGCGTATATGATAAAACATGCGCTTAATAAAAAGCCCAACAAAAGCAAAACCCATCACTGTTGTTGCTATACGCACTATATCATGGGCAAGCGAAGCCTCTGGTACTAACCAAATATACAAGGCGTTTGCCGCAAGCATCGTGAAAGATAAAGGTAAAAGGTAGCGATAGCATAAGCTCATTAGTTGATCGACACGTAAACGTGGCAATGTCCAACGTAGCCATAAAACAACAAACGCGCCAAAGCTCGCTTTCGCAGCAAAAATTATCGCACCAAAACCTTGCAGCAATATCGAGTTAGCTTGAGCATTGGCTTTAACACCAGGTATTTGCCAACCCCCGAAAAACAAGGCAGTAGCAATCGCGCTCATTAAATAAACATTAGCGAATTCACCTAAGAAAAATCCACCAAAGCGCATACCAGAATATTCAACGTTATAACCTGCAACTAATTCGCTTTCGGCTTCAGGCAAGTCAAATGGTGTACGATTACCTTCGGCAACGGCAGCGGTGAAAAATAAAAAGAAACAAACAAAAGTAAATGGATTATAAAAAATATACCATTGCCAAGGCCAACCACCTTGTTGTGAAATAATGCTTTGTAGCGACAAAGAACCCGCCAATAGCGCAATAGACATCATAGATAAAACTGAAGGAACTTCATATGAGGCTACTTGCGCGGCTGAGCGTATACCACCTAACAATGCCCATTTATTATTCGATGACCAACCCGCCATCAAAACTCCAACGACGACGAGTGAAGTAATTGCAACCAAATACAAAATACCAACATTAAAATCAGTAGCGATTAAGAGCTGACCGAATGGAATAGTTGCAAAAGCACTAAACACACCAACTACTACCAAATACGGAGCTAAACGAAATAAAGGTCGATCAGCTGCAGCAGGGATGATGTCTTCTTTAGTAATAAGCTTTACGCCATCTGCCATCCATTGCAAAAAACCAATGGGGCCAACTCGATTTGGCCCAATACGACTTTGCGTACGTCCAGCTACGCGGCGCTCTGCCCAAGTTAATACACCAGCTATTGTTAAGGCGATAATTGCAACTAAGGCCGCAACAATAATAATCATTACCGCTGCAGTTACATCTGCCATTAAGCTACTGAAACCAAAAGTTGACACAATATATTGTGTTAATGCTTGCATGGTTAGCGATCCATCTCTGGCGCGAGAACATCAAGAGTTGCTATCACCGCAACTAAATCAGCGATCATAAGACCTCGCGAAACATGTTCAATGATGCTTAGTGCGGCAAAAGAACCCGAGCGCATTTTAAGGCGATACGGTTTATCACTACCATCGGCTACTAAATATACACCGAACTCACCACGTGCACCTTCAACGGCGCTGTATGTTTCACCCGCCGGAATCTTTAATAGTCGTGAAACCTTAGCACGAATTTCCCCAGTTGGTAGTTTGGCAATTGCTTGACGAACTATTTTGATACTTTGCTTAATTTCTAATACGCGCATGTAAAAACGGTCATAGCAATCACCAACCACACCACGGAAGCCAGTACCAATCGGCACTTCAAAATTTATGTCATTATAAGCACTATATGGTTGGTCTCGCCTTAAATCCCAATCAACACCGCTTGCTCTTAAATTAGGCCCAACTAAACCCCAAGCTTTAGCATCGTTTGCATTAATAGTGGCTATATTAGCTAGGCGTTTAACAAAAATCTCGTTACCTGAAATAAGTGAATCAAATTCTTTCATTACTGGTTCGAGATGAGCAACATAAGCATCAACGTCTTTTAACCATTGTTCTTCAGCGTCGTAAGCGACACCACCAATGCGTATATAATTATAAGTAAGACGTTGGCCGCAAAGCGCCTCCATTAAATCATTGCCACGCTCGCGTTCACGTAATAGGTAAAGAAAGGGCGTATAAGCCCCGATGTCCATGGTTACTGAACCGAGTGTAATAAAATGCGAGATTATCCGATTGAGTTCAGCAGCAATAATGCGTAAATATTCAGCCCGTGGCGGTACCACAATACCGGCTAAACGCTCGACCGCCATAGCATAGGCTTGACCTACAAAAATCGCTTCAAGATAATTAACTCGATCACCAAACGGTAAAAAGTTTGCATATGGATGTTGTTCGGCAATTTTTTCAATACCCCGATGCAAATATCCAACATCAGGTACCGCCTTACGCATGATCTCGCCGTCGGTATGCAAAATAAAACGTAACACCCCATGCGTTGAAGGGTGATGTGGCCCCATATTTAATAATAATTCTTCGCGCGCAACAGTAGCCACCATTTTACTTGCTCTCCGTTAGGTTATTGGTGGATAACTCGGGCTTGTGTCTGCGCGTAGGAATGCCTTGATAAAATTCGGGCTCTTGATAATCTTTACGCAATGGGAAACCCTGCCAATCATCAGGAAGTAAAATACGACGTAGATCTGGATGATCAGTAAAATTTACACCTAACAAATCAAATATTTCACGCTCATGCCAATTGGCTGCGGGCCAAATATCTTGCACGCTAGCTAATTGAGGTGCAGCTCGTTCAATGCGAGTTTTAATGACCACTTGAGCACGTTGCGAATAAGAAAACAAATGGGCTACAACTTCAATCTCATCTTGTTGTAAGTAGTCAATACCAGATAGAGCGCGTAAAAAATCAAACGATAGTGAGTTATGCAACAAATGCATGCAAGCGTGCCATTTGGCTGCTGGCACTTTTATAAACTCATCTCCAACACCTGAGATGTGCTCGCAACCTTCACCTATTTGCGTTTGTAATTTGGTTAAAATGTCGGCAGCTTGCAACTTGAATCACCCCTTATTAAGATGAATAGAATTATTAATATTAGTAGCAGCCATAGTTTCATTAGCTGCTGCATTTGTATCACCAGAATTACGTTTACTTATTGGCCACGGGTCGTGACGTTCAGGTAAACGACCGCTTGCTTTACGCATCCATGGTTCTTTAGCCATTTTATCTTGTACGAGTAAAAGCCCTTCAATAAGCGCTTCAGGCCGTGGGGGACAACCAGGGATATAAACATCAACCGGTAAAATTAAATCCCCACCCTTAACTACTGAATAACTATCGTAAAAAGGTCCGCCAGTATTAGCACATGAACCCATAGCAATTACATATTTAGGTTCTGCCATTTGTTCATATAGCAAACGTACGCGGCTAGCCATTTTATAAGTTAAAGTACCAGCAAGAATGATGGTATCTGCTTGCCTGGGTGTTGGCCTAAAAATAAAGCCGAAACGGTCAGCATCAGTTCGTGGACCACCGGTTTGCATTAATTCAATACCACAGCAAGCAGTGGCAAAAAGTAGATACCATTCACTATTTTTACGTGCGAGATTAATCAGGTCATCTAACACACCAACGGCAAAGGCACCATCTGGGCTTCTTTCGATATGGGGCGTCACCGTCATAGCCTTTCTGCTTTAGGGTCAGTGGCTATCGCGTTAGTAGTATTAGCACCGCTGACCTCTGACTCGGTTTCATCAGTTTTATAAGAAGCAGTATTGGTAAAAAGATGCTCTTTAATCTCACGTACCCAGCTTAGATCACCATGTCGCCAAACATATGCTAATGTAAGGATCATAAAACCAAGATAGCTAAATAAGGCTATTGCTGTGGCACCGGCATTATTGCTACCTAAAAAACGACGAAAAATCACAATAATTGGCACGGAAAGAGCTAATTGCACATCAAAAGCAACAAAAACTAAAGCAATTACATAAAAACGATTATTAAAATTAAACCAAGCTGAACCAAAAGGTCTCTCTCCGCATTCGTAAGTAGAAAGCTTTTGCGCATCTGGCTTTCTGGCTCTAAACATTCTACCTAAAGATAGAAGCACAAAAAGCAACGCCGCGCTTACCAGAAGAAAACCAAATATAACCGCAAGGTCAAACGACATAGCAGCCGGTAATTAACTACTAATAACCAGAAGTCAACAGCACATTTAAAAATATTGACTTTTTTGTTTAACAGTAAATATCTTATAACTATGCGATTCTTTAACTTTTTTGGTATAATTAGGGGGTGTCTATAAATGTTGGACTTAAGAGATTCACGAAAGCCCGCGTAAACGATGGCCGCGCGCTTAAGTAAAATCATGCAAAAGGCTTGCTAGTGGCAAGTCGCAGGCAAGATTTTTACGAGCACGTGGCCGTAAGTAGCGGATTTCGTGAAGATCGACGGGAGACATTTAGGGACACCCCCTATTTATAAAAGGATATTGTTGAATTATATGTACTTTCGCTAGCAATGATCGAATGTTGCAGGGGCAATAAATTCATGAAAAAAAAAATAATCGTATCCTTATTAAACAAAAAGCAAGATTATCAGCAATTGATGGCTAATGACGCTTACGAAACTGCGGGACGCGCTGGTTTCGATGTAGAAGTGCATTTTTGTGATAATAACTCGGTAATTCAAATACGTTTACTTTTACATCACATAAACGCTAAACCTGATGAACGCCCAGTTACCATAATTGTCGAGCCAGTTAGCTCACATGGCATTGAAAATATTGCAAGAAGTGCTGTAACTAATGGTATTGGCTGGATAATACTCGACTCTCATCCGCCCTATCTTGATACTTTACAAACTGAATTTCCGCAGGCAATTATTTCAAAAGTTGATGTTGACAACAAAGACATTGGCGCAATTCAGGCTCAGCAAGTAATGGCGCTTTTATCATCTGGCGGAAATATTCTCTGTGTTGAAGGGCCAAATGTAAGTTTACCAGCAAGGGCACGGCATGAAGGATTTGTTGAAGGATTATCTAAAATATCCAATATGAATATTGAACAGACTTTGCTTGGTAATTGGACTGAAACAGTTGCCGAACAAGTTGTTTCGTCTTGGTTTAGACGTAGCCGTGGCAACATAAACCAAATTAATTTAGTAGCCGCACAAAATGATGCTATGGCACTAGCAACAAAGCGTATCATAGAAAATGAACAACCTGGATGGAAAAAGATTATCTATATTGGGTGTGACGGGTTACCTCAAGGTGGACAAGATTTAGTAGATAAAAGAATATTTGCCGC encodes:
- a CDS encoding NADH-quinone oxidoreductase subunit I, whose protein sequence is MGAIREYFAAIGRTVKSLSDGLAVTGSYLLRKPVTLQYPDRTVKPIVAMLPERSRGLLEVDLEFCTGCGLCERTCPLKCIKIEVSKGKDRQINKFDIDFGLCMHCGFCEECCPTGAIHHTREFEGGTYNIDNLLLHFVEQSVPVAKMVKKEDANVKRPPSGSVLRRLMPNAKGQRSAKQIAASQTIMVQRQAVNTASTENNASNVLNSGADAGDDRGKA
- the nuoH gene encoding NADH-quinone oxidoreductase subunit NuoH, with the translated sequence MQALTQYIVSTFGFSSLMADVTAAVMIIIVAALVAIIALTIAGVLTWAERRVAGRTQSRIGPNRVGPIGFLQWMADGVKLITKEDIIPAAADRPLFRLAPYLVVVGVFSAFATIPFGQLLIATDFNVGILYLVAITSLVVVGVLMAGWSSNNKWALLGGIRSAAQVASYEVPSVLSMMSIALLAGSLSLQSIISQQGGWPWQWYIFYNPFTFVCFFLFFTAAVAEGNRTPFDLPEAESELVAGYNVEYSGMRFGGFFLGEFANVYLMSAIATALFFGGWQIPGVKANAQANSILLQGFGAIIFAAKASFGAFVVLWLRWTLPRLRVDQLMSLCYRYLLPLSFTMLAANALYIWLVPEASLAHDIVRIATTVMGFAFVGLFIKRMFYHIRSVGDSISIDLARGQVGVFDPELQVRHYGAFRKKEESK
- a CDS encoding substrate-binding domain-containing protein, with the translated sequence MKKKIIVSLLNKKQDYQQLMANDAYETAGRAGFDVEVHFCDNNSVIQIRLLLHHINAKPDERPVTIIVEPVSSHGIENIARSAVTNGIGWIILDSHPPYLDTLQTEFPQAIISKVDVDNKDIGAIQAQQVMALLSSGGNILCVEGPNVSLPARARHEGFVEGLSKISNMNIEQTLLGNWTETVAEQVVSSWFRRSRGNINQINLVAAQNDAMALATKRIIENEQPGWKKIIYIGCDGLPQGGQDLVDKRIFAATIIKPSETGPAIVQLANYLQGNIINKNITLPVHSYPTLHQLNLTRGF
- a CDS encoding NADH-quinone oxidoreductase subunit D, whose amino-acid sequence is MVATVAREELLLNMGPHHPSTHGVLRFILHTDGEIMRKAVPDVGYLHRGIEKIAEQHPYANFLPFGDRVNYLEAIFVGQAYAMAVERLAGIVVPPRAEYLRIIAAELNRIISHFITLGSVTMDIGAYTPFLYLLRERERGNDLMEALCGQRLTYNYIRIGGVAYDAEEQWLKDVDAYVAHLEPVMKEFDSLISGNEIFVKRLANIATINANDAKAWGLVGPNLRASGVDWDLRRDQPYSAYNDINFEVPIGTGFRGVVGDCYDRFYMRVLEIKQSIKIVRQAIAKLPTGEIRAKVSRLLKIPAGETYSAVEGARGEFGVYLVADGSDKPYRLKMRSGSFAALSIIEHVSRGLMIADLVAVIATLDVLAPEMDR
- the nuoL gene encoding NADH-quinone oxidoreductase subunit L — translated: MAVTVVDSKYLAFIPLLPLIGAAINGLFGMRLQRAFGKGAIATISIALPWAAFVVAVLAALQLNNAPTGSVLVHKVTDWIVIGSYLKVDLAFSLDALSAVMVLAVSLIGSLIHLYAKGYMADDQAFWRFFTYLNLFLFAMLVLVLADNILLMFVGWEGVGLCSYLLIGFWYEDVNNAKAGMKAFIVNRIGDFGFIIGFFILFWGIGGVFGNSGYQIGSGYTVTFRELSSLIAANADKTLWGLDIFTWVGIFFFIGATGKSAQIPLYVWLPDAMAGPTPVSALIHAATMVTAGVYMIARMNFMYVHSPLAMTIVAVVGAVTALFAATIGVTQYDIKKVLAYSTVSQLGYMFIGVGVGAFWAGTYHLLTHAFFKACLFLGAGSVILAMHHEQDMRKMGGLGKVMPITRWTYWLACVAISGFPIAAGFYSKDEILWRAFNSNSLLVPGFVPWLLGFIAAGLTSFYMWRSYFMTFTGPVAKVEAHGHGHNGDATHSSHESHSNSTPREQPKVITSVLIVLALGAVLTSFIGLPILWTGKAPWLEHWLEPVFEHAAKLPERLEGHAAHSAELVLMLSSIAVATVGLVLAWWMYRGRQSQVPACILARFPGLNRLVYNKYYVDEFYQATYVRSFMFTSRLFSWWDKNIIDGVVNLTGKITRIFAVIDGLIDAYIVDGIVNLVGMTIRSFGNQVRKIQTGRLSQYLMGIAIGAVFLIVLTRFLIDVYG
- a CDS encoding NADH-quinone oxidoreductase subunit B; its protein translation is MTVTPHIERSPDGAFAVGVLDDLINLARKNSEWYLLFATACCGIELMQTGGPRTDADRFGFIFRPTPRQADTIILAGTLTYKMASRVRLLYEQMAEPKYVIAMGSCANTGGPFYDSYSVVKGGDLILPVDVYIPGCPPRPEALIEGLLLVQDKMAKEPWMRKASGRLPERHDPWPISKRNSGDTNAAANETMAATNINNSIHLNKG
- the nuoK gene encoding NADH-quinone oxidoreductase subunit NuoK; translated protein: MQVGLQHFLVLAAILFVLGLITVVTRRNAVAVLIGIELLLNAAGINMMAFARYSNQIIIGAAFVLFIIVLAAAEAVVGLALILAVHRRWRSVDLERVETLKG
- a CDS encoding NADH-quinone oxidoreductase subunit J yields the protein MNDITIPDLIFYGVALATVATAAYAVFSHNIVRAVFALLGTFFGVAIIYGMLAADFVAVMQLLVYVGGILVLMLFAVMLTSNIETVNRSNRSGSWPIGLLMGGALLVLLVSIAVLTPWRQSSSLTTPEPTTASLGEMLSGNLMLPFIVVGLILLGVVIGGVTLARRHHHIDNKAK
- a CDS encoding NADH-quinone oxidoreductase subunit C, with amino-acid sequence MHLLHNSLSFDFLRALSGIDYLQQDEIEVVAHLFSYSQRAQVVIKTRIERAAPQLASVQDIWPAANWHEREIFDLLGVNFTDHPDLRRILLPDDWQGFPLRKDYQEPEFYQGIPTRRHKPELSTNNLTESK
- the ndhC gene encoding NADH-quinone oxidoreductase subunit A; amino-acid sequence: MSFDLAVIFGFLLVSAALLFVLLSLGRMFRARKPDAQKLSTYECGERPFGSAWFNFNNRFYVIALVFVAFDVQLALSVPIIVIFRRFLGSNNAGATAIALFSYLGFMILTLAYVWRHGDLSWVREIKEHLFTNTASYKTDETESEVSGANTTNAIATDPKAERL